One genomic window of Streptomyces sp. WP-1 includes the following:
- a CDS encoding ABC transporter permease, with protein sequence MTAERTPERNAVERKTEVPVADERILRTSPLKKLLARPELGSVVGALAVFLFFAFIADGFLRASSLSTVLYASSTIGIMAVPVALLMIGGEFDLSAGVLVTSSALISSMFSYQMTANTWVGVGVSLLVSLAIGAFNGFMLTRTGLPSFIITLGTFLMLCGMNLGFTKLIDGTVSTKTIADMQGFSSARAVFASTVSVGGVDFKITILWWLALVAVGSWILLRTRVGNWIFAVGGNEDAARAVGVPVAKTKIGLYMGVAFGAWISGQHLLFSFDAVQSGEGVGNELIYIIAAVIGGCLITGGYGSAIGSAVGALIFGMTSKGIVFAEWNPDWFKFFLGAMLLLATLLNAWVRKRAEATT encoded by the coding sequence ATGACCGCCGAGCGGACCCCCGAGCGGAACGCGGTCGAACGGAAGACCGAGGTGCCGGTGGCCGACGAGCGGATCCTGCGGACCTCTCCGCTGAAGAAGCTCCTCGCCCGCCCCGAGCTGGGCTCCGTCGTCGGCGCCCTCGCGGTCTTCCTCTTCTTCGCCTTCATCGCCGACGGCTTCCTGCGCGCCTCCAGCCTCAGCACCGTCCTGTACGCCTCCTCGACCATCGGGATCATGGCCGTACCGGTGGCGCTGCTGATGATCGGCGGCGAGTTCGACCTGTCGGCCGGTGTCCTCGTGACGTCCTCGGCGCTGATCTCCTCGATGTTCAGCTACCAGATGACCGCGAACACCTGGGTCGGCGTCGGCGTTTCCCTGCTGGTCAGCCTCGCCATCGGCGCCTTCAACGGCTTCATGCTCACCCGCACCGGGCTGCCCAGCTTCATCATCACGCTGGGCACCTTCCTGATGCTGTGCGGCATGAACCTCGGCTTCACCAAGCTGATCGACGGCACGGTCTCCACCAAGACCATCGCCGACATGCAGGGCTTCTCCAGCGCCCGCGCCGTCTTCGCCTCCACGGTGAGCGTCGGCGGCGTCGACTTCAAGATCACCATCCTGTGGTGGCTCGCCCTGGTCGCCGTCGGCTCCTGGATCCTGCTGCGCACCCGCGTCGGCAACTGGATCTTCGCGGTCGGCGGCAACGAGGACGCGGCCCGCGCGGTCGGCGTGCCGGTGGCGAAGACGAAGATCGGCCTCTACATGGGTGTCGCGTTCGGCGCCTGGATCTCCGGCCAGCACCTGCTCTTCTCCTTCGACGCCGTCCAGTCCGGCGAGGGCGTCGGCAACGAGCTGATCTACATCATCGCCGCCGTCATCGGCGGCTGCCTGATCACCGGCGGCTACGGCAGCGCGATCGGCTCCGCCGTGGGCGCCCTGATCTTCGGCATGACCAGCAAGGGCATCGTCTTCGCCGAGTGGAACCCCGACTGGTTCAAGTTCTTCCTCGGAGCGATGCTGCTCCTCGCGACCCTGCTCAACGCCTGGGTCCGCAAGCGCGCGGAGGCGACGACATGA
- a CDS encoding sugar ABC transporter substrate-binding protein — MARFRTWAVMALAGALSVCLAGCSSTGGKRAEDARKAAVAQGRSAVNTPRWTFAMITHSGDGDTFWDIVQSGAKQAAVKDNINFLYSHDDDAQQQAQLVDAAVDKKVDGIIVTLAKPDAMKAAVQRAEKAGIPVITVNSGSQESKAFGALTHIGQDETIAGEAVGDELNERGRKKALCVLHEQGNVGHEQRCDGVAKTFQGKLQKLYVNGTNMPDVQSAIEAKLQADKSLDSVVTLGAPYADTAVKAKNDAGSKAEVDTFDLNAQVATSLQNGTLGFAVDQQPYLQGYEAIDLLWAYKYNGDVLGGGKPVLTGPQIITKDQAATLKAYTERGTR, encoded by the coding sequence GTGGCACGGTTTCGGACCTGGGCAGTCATGGCGCTCGCAGGGGCACTCTCGGTGTGCCTGGCGGGCTGCAGCAGCACCGGCGGGAAGCGGGCCGAGGACGCCCGCAAGGCCGCCGTCGCCCAGGGCAGGTCGGCGGTGAACACCCCCCGCTGGACCTTCGCGATGATCACGCACTCGGGAGACGGCGACACCTTCTGGGACATCGTGCAGAGCGGCGCCAAGCAGGCCGCCGTCAAGGACAACATCAACTTCCTGTACTCGCACGACGACGACGCCCAGCAGCAGGCCCAGCTGGTGGACGCGGCGGTCGACAAGAAGGTCGACGGCATCATCGTCACCCTGGCGAAGCCCGACGCCATGAAGGCCGCCGTCCAGCGCGCCGAGAAGGCCGGCATCCCGGTGATCACGGTCAACTCCGGCTCGCAGGAGTCCAAGGCGTTCGGCGCGCTCACCCACATCGGCCAGGACGAGACCATCGCCGGTGAGGCCGTCGGCGACGAGCTGAACGAGCGGGGCAGGAAGAAGGCCCTGTGCGTGCTGCACGAGCAGGGCAACGTGGGCCACGAGCAGCGCTGCGACGGCGTCGCCAAGACCTTCCAGGGCAAGCTCCAGAAGCTCTACGTCAACGGCACGAACATGCCCGACGTGCAGTCCGCCATCGAGGCCAAGCTCCAGGCCGACAAGTCCCTGGACAGCGTCGTCACCCTCGGCGCGCCCTACGCCGACACCGCCGTGAAGGCGAAGAACGACGCGGGCAGCAAGGCCGAGGTGGACACCTTCGACCTCAACGCGCAGGTCGCGACCTCGCTCCAGAACGGCACCCTGGGCTTCGCGGTGGACCAGCAGCCCTACCTCCAGGGCTACGAGGCGATCGACCTGCTGTGGGCCTACAAGTACAACGGCGACGTCCTCGGCGGCGGCAAGCCGGTGCTGACCGGCCCGCAGATCATCACCAAGGACCAGGCGGCCACGCTGAAGGCGTACACCGAGCGGGGCACCCGATGA
- a CDS encoding GntR family transcriptional regulator: MDPTVALELRVDRGSPVPLYFQLSQQLEAAIEHGSLTPGSLLGNEIELAARLGLSRPTVRQAIQSLVDKGLLVRRRGVGTQVVHSRVKRPLELSSLYDDLAAAGRRPTTKVLVNTVVPATAEIAAALGTTEGGDVHRVERLRLAHGEPIAYLINHLPPGLLDLDTAQLEATGLYRLLRAAGITLHSARQSIGARGATATEAERLGEADGAPLLTMCRTTYDDTGRAVEYGDHTYRPSRYAFDFQLLVRP, encoded by the coding sequence GTGGACCCGACCGTCGCGCTCGAACTCCGCGTGGACCGCGGTTCGCCGGTGCCGTTGTACTTCCAGCTGTCCCAGCAGCTGGAGGCCGCGATCGAGCACGGAAGCCTGACCCCCGGGAGCCTGCTGGGCAACGAGATCGAGCTGGCCGCGCGGCTCGGCCTGTCCCGGCCCACCGTCCGCCAGGCCATCCAGTCCCTGGTCGACAAGGGGCTGCTGGTGCGCCGCCGGGGCGTCGGCACCCAGGTCGTGCACAGCAGGGTCAAGCGCCCGCTGGAACTGAGCAGCCTCTACGACGACCTGGCGGCGGCCGGCCGGCGCCCCACGACGAAGGTCCTGGTCAACACGGTCGTCCCGGCCACCGCCGAGATCGCGGCCGCGCTCGGGACCACCGAGGGCGGCGACGTCCACCGCGTCGAACGGCTCCGGCTCGCGCACGGCGAGCCGATCGCCTACCTGATCAACCATCTGCCGCCCGGCCTGCTCGACCTGGACACCGCCCAGCTGGAGGCCACCGGCCTGTACCGGCTGCTGCGCGCCGCCGGGATCACCCTGCACAGCGCCCGCCAGTCGATCGGCGCCCGCGGCGCCACTGCCACCGAGGCCGAGCGGCTCGGCGAGGCCGACGGCGCCCCGCTGCTCACCATGTGCCGCACCACCTACGACGACACCGGCCGCGCCGTCGAGTACGGCGACCACACCTACCGCCCGAGCCGCTACGCCTTCGATTTCCAGCTGCTCGTACGGCCCTGA